Part of the Candidatus Poribacteria bacterium genome is shown below.
CTCGTATCTCTATAACGGTAAACTCCCGAAGGTCACGCTTGAAATACCAACCCCGACCCTGCCCACGGGGAAAATATCCACGCCTAATCCCGCCCCGCCTTATGATCAAAGCGGGGTCCCCGGCATGGGAGCCGATATGGGAGGATCAACCTTCGGGTTAGGATCGCAGGAGATGACCTTCACGATGGGCGCCAAGAAGAACTTCCAGGCCGGCACTACGCTGCAACAGACGCTATTCGCGGGCGGAACCATCTATAATTCCATCAGACAGGCGCGGTTATCGCTCGAGGCGGCGAGGATGGAGAGGGAGGCGACGAGACAGAGGCTGATCTATGATGTTAAGGAGGCCTTCTATGGCGTATTGTTGGCCGAAAGGTTCCTCGACGTTTCCCGAAAGGCTCTCAAGCAGACGGAAGAGCACTACAAAATGGCTGAAAGGCTGGTCAAGGCCGGAACCGCTACCAGATATGATCTGTTACGTGCCAAGGTTCAACTGGCAAACATTAAATCTCGCCTTATCAAAGCGCAGAACGCTTTGAGGCTCGCAAAGGAGAGGTTCAAAATGACGATCGGGTTCGAAGGGCCGGAGGATATAGAGGTGAAAGGTGAATTTCAAACCCCTGAGTTCAAACTCAATCTCAATGAGTTGATCGACAGGGCGATCGAAAGGAGACCAGATCTGAAATCCATGAGGCTGCAGGTAGAGGCGATGGAGAGGCTGGTCTCGATCGCCAAAGGTTCCTTCCTGCCGACGGTCTCGCTTATCGGGAATTACGGCTACTCGGACAATGAAAAGCAGGAGGGTCAAACCACATGGAGCGTCATGGTGAGAGCCGATCTGCCCATCTTCACCGGCTTCAGCCGAGTGGCGAGGGTAAAGGAGGCGAAATCGACCGTGAATCAGATGAGGTTGGGGATGCAGCAGCTTGAGGATGGAATTAGATTAGAGGTGAAAGCCGCCTATCTTTCCCTGATGGAGGCGAAATCGCTCCTTGAAGCTCAGAAGGAGACGGTTCGGCAGGCAAAAGAAGGATTGAGAATGGCAAACCTGCAGTATAAAAACGGGCTGATCACCTCGGTGCAGCTCACCGATGCCGAGCTCGCCCTCATGCAGGCTGAGCTCAGCTATTATCAGGCTTTGCATGACTATGCCCTCGCAACTGCTAAGATCAAAAAGGCCATAGGGGAGGAATAAAAATGACAAGGAGAATTTGGGGCTACATTCTCATTTCAACGCTGATGTTGCTCTCCTTCCCCCTCGCTCACGCTCAACCTCCCATGAGAGGCGGGGCGGGGATGAAGCTTGAAAAGCTCGTGGCGGTTTCCAAACCGAAGGTTGGAGAGATAAGGAGAGAAATCACCCTCGTCGGGTCGGTTGAGCCCGATCGGAAGGTGAAGATCGTCCCGAAGGCAAGCGGAAGAATAGAGAGGATTCTGGTCGATGAGGGGCAGATCGTCAAAAAAGGCGATCCGCTCGCTGTGATAGAACATGTCGAGCTGGATCTGGGGGTTAAGCAGGCCTTAGCCGCATTGAAATCGGCCGAGGCTGCTTTGGAGCAAGCCCGAAAGCTGGCTAAGATAAAGGCCGAATCCCAGCTCAAACAGGCCAAGGCCGCTCTGATAGCCGCTCAGGTCGGACTTGAACAGGTCAAGGATATATCTGAAGCAAGCGTCCAAGCTAGGATCAGACAGGCCGAGGCGGGACTCGATGCCCTGAAGGCCAATCTCGAAAAGATCAAAAGGGGCGCAAGGCCTGAGGAGATAAAGCGGATGGAATCCATGGTTGAGCAGGCTAAGGCTGCGTTAGATAACGCCCGCGAGAACTATGAGCGAATGAGCGCGCTTTATGAGCAGGAGGTCATAAGCAAGCAGACGATGGATGGCGCCGAGATGCAGTATAAGGTCGCTAAAGCCCAGTACGAAGCCGCCCTACAGCAATTGACCATCGTCAAGAAGGGCGCTCGTGAAGAGGATATCCGGGCGATGGAGGCGCAGGTCAGAAGCGCTGAGGCCAACCTGAAACTGGCCAAGCTTTACGCGCAGACCAGAAGCTGGGAGAAGGATCTCAAACTCGCCGAGTCCAGAGTTCAACAGGCTCAGGCCGCATATGATCTGGCTAAAGCATCCTTCGATGCCGAGACGTGGAGGTTGGAGATCACGACGGCGGAGTCCAGATATGAGCAGGCTAAAGCCGCCTTGGATCTCGCCCGTCAAAGGCTCAAAGACGCTACAGTTACCGCACCTTTCGACGGAGTGATAGTTCAGAGAATGGTCGATGAGGGAGCGATGGTTGCCCCGGGTGTGGGTATGTTCAGCATGGTCAAGATGGACAAAGTTAAGATCGTAACCACCGTCTCGGAAAGCGAGATCCCGTACCTGAAGGAGGGAATGCCCGTCCTCATCAAAACGGTCACGGGGAGCTTTCAGGGCAAGGTGGACTACGTCAGCCCTGTCGTCGACCCGACCTCCAGATCAGTCAGAATCAAGATCTATCTTGACAACGCTCAGGGGAAGCTTAAGCCCGGTATGTCGGCCGATGTCGTCCTCCCGATCGAAGTACATCGCAACGTCCTTCTCGTCCCCAGAACAGCCCTTCTGAACGAAAACGGCAGCAGCTTCCTGTTCGTCGTGCGAAACGGCAAGGCGGTCAAAAGAGCGGTCGAGGTCGGTTTGACCGACGAGTGGAACGCTGAGATAACGGAGGGGATCACGGAAAAGGATCTGGTTGTCGTGGCCGGGGGGAACCAGCTTGAGGACGGCGATGTGGTGAAGGTGAAGGGGAGGTAGGAGAGATGAAGATACATGATCTGGCGATAAGAAGGGGCGTTGCCTTCACGATGCTCTTTTTAGCCCTTATCGTCTTAGGGCTGGTCTCGGCCCTCAGGCTCAAGCCGGAGCTGTTGCCTGATATAGAGTATCCGGTGATCACCGTTATGACCTCTTATCAGAACGTGTCGGCGGAGGACATCGAGACGTTGATCACCCGATCGATCGAAGAGGCGGTCAGCACCGTCAGCCACGTTAAAGAGGTCTCCTCGGTCTCCAAAGAGGGGATCTCGATCGTCATGGTCGAATTCGAATGGGGCACCGACATGGACGCGGCAGCCTTGGACGTGAAAGAGAAGATAGGGATGATAGAGGATTACCTCCCGGATGAGGCGAGCAAGCCCCTGGTCTTCAAGTTCGATCCCTCGATAATACCCATCGTCTTCGTCGGCGTCTCCGGGAACAGACCGGCCGCGGAGATAAGGAAGATAGCCGAGGATAAGATCGTACCGGCTCTGGAGAGGATAGACGGCGTGGCGGCAGCTCAGGTGGAGGGAGGAGCTGAGAGGGAAATACAGGTGATCGTGGATCACCGCAAGCTCGCTGCACACGACCTTTCGATCAATCAGGTGATAAACGCTCTGAGGATGGAGAACTTAAATTTGCCCGCCGGTAACATTAAGGAGGGGCCTACATCGACGCTGCTCAGGACAACGGCGCAGTTCAAATCGGTGGATGAGATCAAAAATGTGGTGGTTAAGCCGGGGATATCCCCCGTTTACGTGCGCGATATAGCCGAGGTGGTTGACTCCTTCAAAGAGAAAAGCACAGAGGATAGGGTGAACGGCAAACCAGGCGTGATCATAAGGGTCCGTAAGATGTCCGGCGCGAACACCGTCGAAACGGTCGGTAAGGTCAAGAAGGAGATCAAAAGGCTTAACAGGGAGCTGGTTGGAGAAGGGGTCAATTTGAGCATCATCATGGATCAGGCCAGGATAATAAACAGATCTCTGGCCAACCTCAGAACCGCTGCTATACAGGGAGCCATACTCGCCGTCCTGGTGTTGTTGCTGTTTCTGCACAGCTTCCGGAGCACCATCATCATAGCAGTTGCCATACCCACATCCATCATCATAACCTTTCTGGTGATGGGTTGGCGCGGGATGACGTTGAACATGATGACGATGGGAGGATTAGCGCTGGCGATCGGAATGCTCGTCGATAGCGCCATCGTGGTTCTGGAAAACGTCTTCAGACACCGCGAAAGCGGAGAATCGGCCAGACAGGCTGCCAGCATCGGGACATCCGAGGTCATAAACGCTATAACGGCATCAGTCATAACCACGGTTGCCGTCTTCCTGCCGATCGTCCTCGTCCCCGGTATAACCGGCCTGATCTTCAGGGATATGGCTTTAGTTGTCGTCTTCGCCCTGCTCTGTTCCCTTTTCGTCGCTATGACCTTAATACCGCTCATGTGCTCGCGGTTTTTGAAGGTCGGTGATAGAAACAGATTCTTCAAAGCTCTCGCCCGCTGGCAGAAGGTTTTGGAGGAGAGATACAGGAACTCGCTGGAATGGGCTCTAAACCATAAAAAGATCGTTATCTCGATCGTCGCCCTCATCTTCATCGGGTCGATCCTCATGGTCTATCCTCTCAGGTTGGTCGGTACCGAATTCATACCTGAAACGGATGTAGGAAGGCTTCAGTTTTCAGTTAAATTGCCCGTGGGAACGAGGCTCGAGGAGACCATAAAGGCCGTCTCGCAGATGGAGGAGAAGATCAAAGAGGTCTGTGGGAAGGATCTGGAAGCGATTTTAACGACCGTGGGTACCGGAGAGGGGATATCAGCTATGTTCAGAGGAGGTGCTGGGGAACATTCCGCCACGATCATAATCAGGCTGACCGATCCCGATCAGCGAAAGCGGTCGCAGAAGGAGATCGAGACGCAGATATTGAAGGAGATAGGCCATACACCGGGGATTGAGGTGACGGCGGTGTCGGCTTCCTATATGATGGAAGCCTTCGGCGGAGCGCCGATCATCATCGAGATATACGGCTATGACCGGCAGAAAGCCATCCAGATCGCCGATAAGATCAAAGATGTACTCCAGACCGTTCGAGGCGTTTATAACGTCCACGTGGCGGTGGATAAACCCCTGCCCGAATACCATATCATCATAGATCGCCAGGCAGCCGCTTCCAGGGGGCTGAGCGCGGCGATGATCGCAAATACGATCCAGAGTTACGTCCAGGGAACGGTCGCAACCAGATATCGAGAGGGAGGAGATGAATATGACGTAAGGGTGAGGCTC
Proteins encoded:
- a CDS encoding TolC family protein; the encoded protein is MIRRSIVILFVVSILCPTAFSDDPEVFTLQRSLEYALQHSKAMKAAEEKVKSAEAKLAEARANLLPKVSANASYLYNGKLPKVTLEIPTPTLPTGKISTPNPAPPYDQSGVPGMGADMGGSTFGLGSQEMTFTMGAKKNFQAGTTLQQTLFAGGTIYNSIRQARLSLEAARMEREATRQRLIYDVKEAFYGVLLAERFLDVSRKALKQTEEHYKMAERLVKAGTATRYDLLRAKVQLANIKSRLIKAQNALRLAKERFKMTIGFEGPEDIEVKGEFQTPEFKLNLNELIDRAIERRPDLKSMRLQVEAMERLVSIAKGSFLPTVSLIGNYGYSDNEKQEGQTTWSVMVRADLPIFTGFSRVARVKEAKSTVNQMRLGMQQLEDGIRLEVKAAYLSLMEAKSLLEAQKETVRQAKEGLRMANLQYKNGLITSVQLTDAELALMQAELSYYQALHDYALATAKIKKAIGEE
- a CDS encoding efflux RND transporter periplasmic adaptor subunit — translated: MTRRIWGYILISTLMLLSFPLAHAQPPMRGGAGMKLEKLVAVSKPKVGEIRREITLVGSVEPDRKVKIVPKASGRIERILVDEGQIVKKGDPLAVIEHVELDLGVKQALAALKSAEAALEQARKLAKIKAESQLKQAKAALIAAQVGLEQVKDISEASVQARIRQAEAGLDALKANLEKIKRGARPEEIKRMESMVEQAKAALDNARENYERMSALYEQEVISKQTMDGAEMQYKVAKAQYEAALQQLTIVKKGAREEDIRAMEAQVRSAEANLKLAKLYAQTRSWEKDLKLAESRVQQAQAAYDLAKASFDAETWRLEITTAESRYEQAKAALDLARQRLKDATVTAPFDGVIVQRMVDEGAMVAPGVGMFSMVKMDKVKIVTTVSESEIPYLKEGMPVLIKTVTGSFQGKVDYVSPVVDPTSRSVRIKIYLDNAQGKLKPGMSADVVLPIEVHRNVLLVPRTALLNENGSSFLFVVRNGKAVKRAVEVGLTDEWNAEITEGITEKDLVVVAGGNQLEDGDVVKVKGR
- a CDS encoding efflux RND transporter permease subunit, which translates into the protein MKIHDLAIRRGVAFTMLFLALIVLGLVSALRLKPELLPDIEYPVITVMTSYQNVSAEDIETLITRSIEEAVSTVSHVKEVSSVSKEGISIVMVEFEWGTDMDAAALDVKEKIGMIEDYLPDEASKPLVFKFDPSIIPIVFVGVSGNRPAAEIRKIAEDKIVPALERIDGVAAAQVEGGAEREIQVIVDHRKLAAHDLSINQVINALRMENLNLPAGNIKEGPTSTLLRTTAQFKSVDEIKNVVVKPGISPVYVRDIAEVVDSFKEKSTEDRVNGKPGVIIRVRKMSGANTVETVGKVKKEIKRLNRELVGEGVNLSIIMDQARIINRSLANLRTAAIQGAILAVLVLLLFLHSFRSTIIIAVAIPTSIIITFLVMGWRGMTLNMMTMGGLALAIGMLVDSAIVVLENVFRHRESGESARQAASIGTSEVINAITASVITTVAVFLPIVLVPGITGLIFRDMALVVVFALLCSLFVAMTLIPLMCSRFLKVGDRNRFFKALARWQKVLEERYRNSLEWALNHKKIVISIVALIFIGSILMVYPLRLVGTEFIPETDVGRLQFSVKLPVGTRLEETIKAVSQMEEKIKEVCGKDLEAILTTVGTGEGISAMFRGGAGEHSATIIIRLTDPDQRKRSQKEIETQILKEIGHTPGIEVTAVSASYMMEAFGGAPIIIEIYGYDRQKAIQIADKIKDVLQTVRGVYNVHVAVDKPLPEYHIIIDRQAAASRGLSAAMIANTIQSYVQGTVATRYREGGDEYDVRVRLKKDNRSDLDVLKSLLIPTPTGTLIPLSSVARIDRSYGPITIERKKQERYITVTAGLKGRDLGSATREIRDKIEALERSGKLKIPSDFAIQFGGSAKEQRESFRWLGIAFIGAIFLVYAVMAAQFESLIDPFIIMFTVPLAVIGVIWMLALTRTTLSILSFSGAIMLAGIVVNNGIVMVDYINLLRRKYDMGLMEAVIEGGRRRMRPVLMTALTTIFGMIPIAIGLGSGAELRAPLARAVVGGLTVSTFLTLFFVPVIYTVFERISARLKGRNTSE